The Brachypodium distachyon strain Bd21 chromosome 4, Brachypodium_distachyon_v3.0, whole genome shotgun sequence nucleotide sequence CCATGTTTCACATCAGGAGAAAAATCTCATACCTGGAATCTGCCTATTATCCTTTAGCAACTAAACTGACTTTATAACTAAACAACGTATAAATATATGAGAAACATAAACTCGTCAATGTAATACAGCCCAAACACGATCCACACATAGGAACGTGATAAATCCGCACATTGCTAGAAAAAAATTCAGCCCCCTCCACCGTAAGCTCGCTGGCCCCAACCCCCAATCACCACATCGCTAACCACAACAAACCAAAGATCCTCTCACACTCGGGAAAAATCGCAACAAACCAATACAAGCACGAGAAAATGGAACCAAAAACAGGGACCTGAGTCGGCATAGGCCTTACCTGCCAACCACGCCGGCAATCGCAGAGCACAGACGGAAGCAACTCCACACCCCACCGAAGCACCCAACGAGGACCGCCGCCACCTACAGATCAGGACCGCCGGAGCCACCGTTCGCCGAAGACACCAAGCCCAAGCGCAGGCACAACCCACCGAAACCCAACCCCCGCGGCACCTCCACAAACAGCAGTCCCACGCCCAGCAAGAAACGCGGCCAAGCAATCGCACCAATGGAGAACGGCGGAGGACTCAGGGAACTCGCGGGTGGCGGGGAGtgagttggaggcgacggggCCGGAGGGTGTTGGCGGCGGAGGCTCGAACCTgcggagaaagagagaaagagaggcgCTGCTGGGTGAGGGGCTCAGCGAGTTAGGCTCTGTGCGGTGGCATTCTAGCCGCGCAAATGGACGGCTACCGTGACGGAAACGAACGGCGACTGAAGGACCACGTAGAAGCTGGGAGAGGGCGCCCCCTTTCATAGGGGTAATAGATTTACGGCACcaactaataaaaaaaatcaatggtTTTTATGGAGTagcatcaatcaatcaatggTTTTTATTGGGCTCGGCTGGTGGAACCGTGGAAGTAGCGAATACATTTGTTTGTTACGGACTATTCTTCAGCTCGAGTGTTCAGCGGTTCGGCCTCGTCTCCTCCCCACAGTTTTACCTGACGAGCAAATCAGCGATGGATCCCGTCCCAAAACTGCGATTCGACTCGCCGCTCCTCCGCGTCTACGAGGACGGCTGCGTGGAGCGTTTCTTCGGCACGGACACCACCCCACCGGGCTtcgacgccgccaccggcgtcACCTCCAAGGACGTCGTCATCGACGGCGCCACCGGCGTCTTTGCTCGCCTCTACATCCCCGACATATGTGGCTCCGGTTCCCAGAGCAGCAAGCTGCCGATCCTCCTCTACTTCCACGGCGGTGGCCTGGTTCTGGACTCAGCCGCCTCTCCAGCCTACCACAGGTACCTCAACTCCGTCGTCTCCAAGGCTGGTGTCTTGGCCATGTCGGTCAACTACCGCCTCGCACCAGAGCACCCGGTTCCAGCAGCCTACGACGATTCCTGGATGGCGCTCGGTTGGGCCGCGTCGCGGGAGGATCCATGGCTGTCGGAGCACGGTGATGCCGGCCGCATCTTCTTGGCCGGCGACAGCGGAGGCGCGAACATCGTCCACAACATAGCAATCATGGCCTGCACTCGGGAGTACGGTTTACCCCCGGGGACAGTGTTAGAGGGGGCAATCATACTTCATCCTATGTTTGGAGGGAAGGAGCCCGTCGAAGGCGAGGCCACGGAGGGGAGAGAGTTCGGGGAGAAGCTCTGGCTCCTAATAATATGCCCCGAAGGCACAGAAGGGGCGGATGACCCGAGGTTGAACCCGATGGCTCATGGAGCGCCAAGCCTGCAGAAACTGGCGTGCAGGAAGCTGCTTGTCTGCTCGGCCGAGAGAGATTTCGCACGGCCAAGGGCCGCAGCGTACTACCAGGCCGTGAAGGCAAGCGCGTGGCGCGGCTCGGTGGAGTGGCTGGAGTCCAAGGGAGAGGAGCATGTGTTCTTCCTCAATAAGCCGGAGAGCGGCGAATCTCTGGCGCTGATGGACCGGGTGGTTGCCTTCCTTGGCGGCAAATGATCCAGAGGAGACTGTTATGTTGttgagttttttcttctgtttttcatTTCAAAAATTATTCTCTTCCCGTCACAATTTACGGGTGCTACAAGAAAGTAATAAGTCTCGGGAATTTTGTACAATTATAGACAGAAGTGAGCAGTAGTTACTTTTGTGATGCAAATATGAGAAATTCAGAGTCtgtaaaaatgatttttttaatggaaaGACCGTAATAAAGCCCTACAACATAATTGTGAGCAtccacaactccaccaccacaccaagaAATGTTTTCTGAGTAAAACATGAACTAATGATTAGAACTAAAAACGAATTAATCATAAActacttttgtttttt carries:
- the LOC100824642 gene encoding 2-hydroxyisoflavanone dehydratase; the encoded protein is MDPVPKLRFDSPLLRVYEDGCVERFFGTDTTPPGFDAATGVTSKDVVIDGATGVFARLYIPDICGSGSQSSKLPILLYFHGGGLVLDSAASPAYHRYLNSVVSKAGVLAMSVNYRLAPEHPVPAAYDDSWMALGWAASREDPWLSEHGDAGRIFLAGDSGGANIVHNIAIMACTREYGLPPGTVLEGAIILHPMFGGKEPVEGEATEGREFGEKLWLLIICPEGTEGADDPRLNPMAHGAPSLQKLACRKLLVCSAERDFARPRAAAYYQAVKASAWRGSVEWLESKGEEHVFFLNKPESGESLALMDRVVAFLGGK